From the genome of Yersinia enterocolitica, one region includes:
- a CDS encoding histidine ABC transporter substrate-binding protein HisJ (with HisPMQ is involved in the transport of histidine): MNKKMLVLPLVLALAAASSAFAAIPKDVKIGTDPTYAPFESKNASGELVGFDIDIAKELCKRIDTKCTFVESDFDALIPSLKAKKIDAIISSLSITEKRQKEIAFTDKLYAANARLIATKDSKIEPTLVALKGKRVGVLQGSTQEAFANAEWQPKGIDVVAYQNQDLIYADLASGRIDAAFQDEVAGSEGFLKQEAGKGYAFAGPSVKNDQFFGVGTGMGLRKDDAELKAALDKAFAEMRKDGTYDKLAKKYFDFDVYGG; encoded by the coding sequence ATGAATAAGAAGATGTTGGTTCTTCCGCTAGTCTTAGCATTAGCTGCTGCCAGCAGTGCTTTTGCTGCCATTCCGAAAGATGTCAAAATTGGTACTGATCCAACTTATGCTCCTTTTGAATCCAAAAATGCCAGTGGTGAATTGGTAGGTTTTGATATCGATATAGCAAAAGAGTTATGCAAACGTATCGATACTAAATGTACTTTTGTTGAAAGTGACTTCGATGCATTAATCCCATCACTCAAAGCCAAAAAAATCGATGCCATTATCTCCTCACTCTCCATCACGGAAAAACGCCAGAAAGAGATTGCTTTCACCGACAAACTCTACGCTGCCAATGCCCGTTTAATCGCGACCAAAGACAGTAAAATAGAGCCAACATTAGTCGCCTTGAAAGGCAAACGTGTTGGGGTGTTGCAAGGCTCTACGCAGGAAGCATTCGCCAATGCTGAGTGGCAGCCAAAAGGTATCGATGTGGTTGCCTATCAAAATCAGGACTTGATCTACGCTGACTTGGCTTCAGGGCGCATTGATGCGGCTTTCCAGGATGAAGTTGCAGGCAGTGAAGGTTTCCTGAAACAAGAAGCGGGTAAAGGCTATGCTTTCGCTGGCCCATCAGTAAAAAATGATCAGTTCTTTGGCGTAGGTACCGGTATGGGCTTGCGTAAAGATGATGCGGAACTGAAAGCGGCGCTGGATAAAGCCTTTGCAGAAATGCGCAAAGATGGCACCTACGACAAGCTCGCGAAAAAGTATTTCGATTTTGATGTTTACGGCGGTTAA
- a CDS encoding histidine ABC transporter permease HisQ (with HisJMP is involved in the transport of histidine/lysine/arginine/ornithine) gives MLDGYSKLIFEGALVTLELALCSVLLSVIIGLIGAGGKLSSNRLLSGLFECYTTLIRGVPDLVLMLLIFYGLQITLNSITESIGFEQINIDPLSAGIITLGFIYGAYFTETFRGAYMAVPSGQIEAATAFGFTPSQIFRRIMFPAMMRYALPGIGNNWQVILKATALVSILGLNDVVKATQLAGKGTYQPFFFALVAGVVYLIFTTVSNGVLLWLERRYSHGVKRAEL, from the coding sequence ATGCTGGATGGATATTCGAAACTGATATTTGAAGGTGCGCTGGTGACGCTGGAGTTGGCACTGTGTTCAGTGCTGCTGTCAGTGATTATCGGCTTGATTGGTGCCGGTGGAAAGTTATCATCAAACCGGCTGTTATCTGGCTTGTTTGAGTGTTACACCACACTTATCCGTGGTGTACCCGATTTAGTCTTAATGCTGCTTATCTTCTATGGTTTGCAGATAACCCTAAATAGCATTACTGAATCAATTGGTTTTGAACAAATCAATATTGATCCTCTCTCCGCTGGGATTATTACCCTTGGCTTTATCTATGGTGCTTATTTCACTGAAACCTTCCGTGGCGCATATATGGCCGTACCCAGCGGCCAAATTGAGGCAGCGACGGCATTTGGTTTCACCCCTAGCCAGATTTTCCGCAGAATCATGTTTCCTGCCATGATGCGCTACGCACTGCCGGGTATTGGCAATAACTGGCAAGTCATTCTAAAGGCAACGGCATTGGTCTCTATTCTGGGATTAAATGATGTGGTTAAGGCCACACAGTTGGCAGGCAAAGGGACTTACCAGCCGTTTTTCTTCGCTTTAGTGGCCGGAGTGGTCTATCTCATCTTCACCACGGTATCGAATGGCGTATTACTGTGGCTAGAACGGCGCTATTCCCATGGGGTGAAGAGGGCTGAGCTATGA
- a CDS encoding histidine ABC transporter permease HisM (with HisJPQ is involved in transport of histidine, lysine, arginine and ornithine): MIEILQQYWQALLWSDGYRFTGMAVTLWLLISSVVMGGLLAIPLAVARVAERRWIRLPVWVFTYIFRGTPLYVQLLVFYSGMYSLEIVRGNDLLNAFFRSGLNCTILALTLNTCAYTTEIFAGAIRSVPHGEIEAARAYGFSRFKLYRCIILPSALRIALPAYSNEVILMLHSTALAFTATVPDILKIARDINAATYQPFYAFGIAAVLYLIISFTLISLFRQAEKRWLAHIKPQASH; this comes from the coding sequence ATGATAGAAATCCTGCAACAATATTGGCAAGCGTTGCTCTGGAGCGATGGCTACCGCTTTACCGGGATGGCTGTCACCTTATGGTTACTTATTTCCTCGGTAGTGATGGGCGGGTTACTGGCAATTCCTTTGGCAGTCGCAAGGGTAGCCGAACGGCGTTGGATTCGTTTACCGGTCTGGGTTTTTACTTATATCTTTCGTGGCACGCCTTTATATGTACAATTATTGGTATTCTATTCCGGTATGTACAGTTTAGAGATTGTCCGAGGCAATGACCTGTTAAATGCCTTTTTCCGCAGTGGCTTGAATTGCACTATTTTGGCACTGACACTGAATACCTGTGCTTATACCACTGAGATTTTCGCCGGTGCCATTCGTTCGGTGCCACACGGTGAAATCGAAGCCGCCAGAGCCTATGGTTTTTCACGTTTTAAATTGTATCGCTGTATTATTTTACCTTCTGCACTGCGTATTGCCTTACCGGCCTACAGTAATGAGGTAATCTTAATGCTGCACTCTACCGCTCTGGCATTTACTGCCACAGTGCCAGATATTCTGAAAATAGCGCGAGATATTAACGCCGCAACTTATCAGCCGTTTTATGCTTTTGGTATTGCTGCCGTACTTTATCTGATTATCTCCTTTACGCTAATTAGCCTGTTCCGCCAGGCAGAGAAACGTTGGCTGGCTCATATAAAACCTCAGGCATCGCATTAA
- a CDS encoding histidine/lysine/arginine/ornithine ABC transporter ATP-binding protein HisP has protein sequence MTDTLETKIAETKLSVTELHKHYGEHEVLKGVSLSAKAGDVISIIGSSGSGKSTFLRCINFLEKPSEGSISVNNRDIRLVRDKDGQLKVFDKKELQLLRTRLTMVFQHFNLWSHMTVLENVMEAPVQVLGLSKSVAKERAIRYLDKVGIDERARAKYPVHLSGGQQQRVSIARALAMEPDVLLFDEPTSALDPELVGEVLRIMQKLAEEGKTMVVVTHEMEFARHVSSHVIFLHKGVIEEEGPPAELFGNPKSTRLQQFLSGALK, from the coding sequence ATGACTGACACATTAGAAACTAAAATAGCTGAAACCAAACTGTCTGTGACGGAATTGCATAAGCATTACGGTGAACACGAAGTACTCAAGGGCGTTTCACTTTCAGCTAAAGCAGGGGATGTTATCTCCATTATTGGTTCTTCCGGTTCAGGGAAAAGCACTTTTTTACGCTGTATCAACTTTTTGGAAAAACCCAGTGAAGGCTCGATTAGTGTAAATAATCGTGATATCCGTTTGGTACGAGATAAAGATGGGCAGTTGAAAGTTTTTGATAAAAAAGAGCTGCAACTGTTACGCACTCGCCTGACGATGGTATTCCAACATTTTAATTTGTGGAGCCATATGACGGTGTTGGAAAATGTGATGGAGGCGCCGGTTCAAGTCTTGGGGCTGAGTAAATCAGTAGCCAAAGAGCGGGCTATCCGTTATCTGGATAAAGTCGGAATTGATGAGCGCGCACGCGCCAAATATCCGGTGCACCTATCTGGTGGGCAACAGCAACGCGTCTCCATTGCCCGGGCATTGGCGATGGAACCGGATGTATTACTGTTTGATGAACCCACCTCCGCACTGGATCCTGAATTAGTCGGCGAAGTATTGCGTATTATGCAAAAGCTGGCAGAGGAGGGGAAAACTATGGTGGTGGTAACCCATGAAATGGAGTTTGCCCGTCATGTCTCCAGCCATGTTATCTTTTTACACAAAGGCGTAATTGAAGAGGAAGGCCCGCCGGCTGAACTTTTTGGTAACCCAAAGAGTACCCGCTTGCAGCAGTTCCTTTCTGGTGCACTGAAGTAA
- a CDS encoding TIGR01777 family protein yields the protein MRILITGATGLIGRSLTAFLLSQAHQVTALTRDTQRANQVLGAQVTCWSTLDDKHDLNDFDAVINLAGEPIAEKRWTPQQKEILCQSRWQITERLTTLIQASTTPPAVFISGSAVGFYGDQGQALVTEEETPHDEFTHQLCERWENLARAAESSHTRVCLLRTGIVLAPHGGALAKMVPLLRLGLGGPIGDGRQYLPWIHIDDMVHGIHYLLTTDGLKGPFNMVSPYPVHNEQFIATLADVLDRPAVIRTPAAAIRLLLGESAALVLGGQRAVPKRLEEAGFGFRYFELEEALRNVLNKPSA from the coding sequence ATGCGTATATTAATAACCGGAGCTACAGGCCTAATAGGGCGCAGTCTGACTGCCTTCCTTTTATCGCAAGCCCATCAAGTAACCGCACTGACCCGTGACACTCAGCGGGCAAATCAGGTACTCGGCGCACAAGTCACCTGCTGGTCAACGCTGGATGATAAACATGATCTCAATGATTTTGATGCAGTAATCAACCTGGCCGGTGAGCCTATTGCGGAAAAACGCTGGACCCCGCAGCAAAAAGAGATTCTATGCCAAAGCCGCTGGCAGATAACCGAGCGCCTGACCACGCTAATACAGGCCAGCACGACACCGCCAGCAGTATTTATTTCAGGGTCCGCCGTTGGCTTTTATGGTGATCAGGGGCAAGCTCTGGTTACCGAAGAAGAGACGCCACATGATGAATTTACCCATCAGTTGTGCGAACGCTGGGAAAATCTGGCTCGGGCGGCTGAAAGTAGTCATACCCGTGTTTGCCTGTTACGCACCGGTATTGTATTAGCGCCACACGGCGGTGCACTAGCCAAAATGGTCCCGCTATTACGTCTTGGATTGGGTGGCCCGATAGGGGATGGTCGCCAATATCTACCCTGGATCCATATCGATGATATGGTACATGGTATCCATTATTTGCTGACCACCGATGGCCTCAAGGGTCCATTTAATATGGTTTCGCCTTATCCGGTACATAACGAGCAATTTATTGCCACTCTGGCCGATGTGTTAGACAGACCAGCGGTTATCCGCACACCTGCCGCCGCGATTCGTTTATTACTGGGTGAATCCGCAGCGTTAGTGCTGGGCGGGCAACGGGCAGTGCCGAAACGATTGGAAGAGGCCGGTTTTGGTTTTCGTTATTTTGAATTGGAAGAAGCACTGCGCAATGTGCTGAATAAACCCTCAGCTTAA
- a CDS encoding diguanylate phosphodiesterase encodes MRMKLNIEVNCSYVCEPIHRQDGSLLAVELLSRFSAKSVDLPIDVEKFIKELDVDGKTNLFQDQLRAVKAYSAWFITHHVLLSINIDFDLAGVIVTDAATRQLLDEMPFLRLEIMETFSNLSDGMNNPLLRELAQRYPLWLDDLGSGGSTLNAVTANIFEYVKIDKHFFWQHNKHTFPILINNIKKYCLGVIVVGVENEDESAQLKGSNIDAMQGYLFNPVTLDELVSQPSL; translated from the coding sequence GTGCGCATGAAGCTAAATATCGAAGTTAATTGTTCTTATGTATGCGAACCCATACATAGACAAGATGGTAGCTTACTGGCAGTAGAGCTATTAAGCCGATTTTCAGCTAAATCGGTTGATTTGCCCATCGATGTTGAAAAGTTTATTAAAGAATTAGATGTCGACGGAAAGACTAATTTATTCCAGGATCAATTGCGTGCAGTAAAAGCCTATAGCGCTTGGTTTATCACTCACCATGTTTTGCTCTCAATCAATATTGATTTTGATTTGGCGGGAGTGATTGTGACTGATGCCGCAACGCGCCAGTTGTTGGATGAGATGCCCTTCCTACGGTTGGAGATCATGGAGACTTTTTCTAATTTATCCGATGGTATGAATAACCCATTGTTACGGGAATTGGCGCAGCGGTATCCGTTATGGCTGGATGATTTGGGCAGCGGCGGCTCCACCTTGAATGCGGTCACAGCCAATATTTTTGAATATGTAAAAATCGATAAGCATTTTTTCTGGCAGCACAATAAGCATACCTTCCCGATCTTAATCAATAACATTAAGAAATATTGCCTCGGTGTCATTGTGGTGGGCGTGGAAAATGAAGACGAGTCGGCGCAACTTAAGGGTAGCAATATTGATGCAATGCAGGGATATTTATTCAATCCTGTGACATTGGATGAATTGGTATCTCAGCCCTCATTATAA
- a CDS encoding phosphodiesterase — MKLMFASDLHGSLPATEKVLATFERSGAQWLVLLGDFLNHGPRNALPAGYQPAEVAQRLNAYKERIIAVRGNCDSEVDQMLLQFPMMASWQQIIMPETRLFLTHGHLYHPGALPPLRNGDVLVYGHTHLPEARWQGEIICFNPGSVSIPKGGYPASYGMLDEGILQVLTLHNDESVTQLNFKKTIINS; from the coding sequence ATGAAGTTAATGTTTGCTTCTGACCTGCATGGTTCGTTGCCCGCAACGGAAAAGGTGCTGGCTACCTTCGAGCGCAGTGGTGCGCAATGGCTGGTGCTATTGGGTGATTTTCTTAACCACGGGCCACGCAATGCGTTGCCCGCGGGTTATCAGCCAGCAGAGGTGGCACAGCGCCTTAATGCCTATAAAGAAAGGATCATTGCGGTTCGTGGCAACTGCGACAGTGAAGTGGATCAGATGCTATTGCAGTTCCCGATGATGGCGAGTTGGCAGCAGATTATTATGCCAGAAACCCGTCTATTTTTGACGCATGGTCACCTTTATCACCCTGGCGCACTTCCTCCGTTGCGTAATGGTGATGTCTTAGTCTATGGTCATACTCATCTGCCTGAAGCTCGGTGGCAGGGAGAGATTATTTGCTTTAATCCAGGTTCGGTCAGTATCCCCAAAGGTGGGTACCCGGCAAGTTATGGCATGTTAGACGAGGGGATTTTACAGGTTTTGACCCTACATAATGATGAATCTGTCACCCAATTGAATTTTAAAAAAACTATTATAAATAGTTAG
- a CDS encoding NUDIX hydrolase → MVEQNPAAVIEWVDIVDEQNDVIAQSSRQQMRAQRLRHRATYIVVHDGMGKILVQRRTESKDFYPGKLDATAGGVVQSGENYLESARREAEEELGIAGVPFAEHGLFYFEEECCRVWGGLFSCVSHGPFALQAEEIEEVCWMVPEDITARCDEFTPDSLKALSLWLTRNNEQDYGKITPRED, encoded by the coding sequence ATGGTGGAGCAAAATCCAGCAGCAGTCATCGAGTGGGTTGATATTGTTGATGAGCAAAATGACGTTATTGCTCAATCCAGCCGTCAACAAATGAGAGCTCAACGACTACGCCACCGTGCTACCTATATTGTGGTGCACGATGGAATGGGGAAAATTCTGGTACAACGTCGTACCGAGAGTAAAGATTTCTATCCCGGTAAACTGGATGCCACTGCGGGGGGGGTGGTGCAGAGTGGTGAAAACTACCTGGAGTCTGCGCGGCGTGAGGCAGAGGAAGAGTTAGGGATAGCCGGTGTCCCGTTTGCCGAACATGGCCTGTTTTATTTTGAAGAAGAGTGCTGTCGGGTATGGGGCGGATTATTCAGTTGCGTGTCCCATGGGCCGTTTGCACTACAGGCTGAGGAAATTGAAGAAGTATGCTGGATGGTACCGGAAGATATCACTGCCCGTTGTGACGAATTTACCCCAGACTCTCTGAAAGCGCTGTCACTGTGGCTGACGCGCAACAATGAGCAGGATTACGGTAAAATTACCCCACGCGAAGATTGA
- a CDS encoding PTS ascorbate transporter subunit IIC produces the protein MDFFRFLMSDVLSEPAVLVGLIALIGLIAQKKPVTECIKGTVKTIMGFVILGAGAGLVVSSLGDFANIFQHAFGIQGVVPNNEAIVSVAQKSFGKEMAMIMFFAMVINILIARFTPWKFIFLTGHHTLFMSMMVAVILATAGISGVTLIVIGSLVVGVAMVFFPAIAHPYMKKVTGSDDVAIGHFSTLSYVLAGFIGSKFGNKEHSTEDMNVPKSLLFLRDTPVAISFTMCIIFIVTCLFAGPEVVKSLSGGKNWFMFSLMQSITFAAGVYIILQGVRMVIAEIVPAFKGISDKLVPNAKPALDCPVVFPYAPNAVLVGFLSSFAAGLIGMFALYLMNMTVIIPGVVPHFFVGAAAGVFGNATGGRRGAILGAFAQGLLITFLPVFLLPVLGDIGFANTTFSDADFGALGILLGIIVR, from the coding sequence ATGGATTTCTTTCGTTTCTTAATGAGTGATGTGCTTTCTGAGCCGGCTGTTCTGGTCGGTTTGATTGCGTTAATTGGCCTGATTGCCCAGAAAAAACCGGTGACAGAGTGTATTAAAGGCACCGTAAAGACCATCATGGGCTTTGTGATTTTAGGTGCGGGTGCTGGCCTGGTGGTTTCATCTTTGGGTGATTTTGCCAATATCTTCCAACACGCTTTCGGTATTCAGGGCGTGGTGCCGAATAACGAAGCGATCGTTTCTGTGGCACAAAAGAGTTTTGGTAAAGAGATGGCGATGATTATGTTCTTCGCTATGGTGATCAATATTCTGATTGCCCGCTTTACGCCATGGAAATTTATCTTCCTGACCGGTCATCACACCCTGTTTATGTCGATGATGGTGGCAGTAATTCTAGCCACCGCAGGTATCAGTGGCGTGACACTGATTGTGATCGGTTCGTTGGTGGTTGGGGTTGCGATGGTGTTCTTCCCAGCCATTGCCCACCCTTACATGAAAAAAGTGACCGGTTCTGATGATGTGGCAATTGGCCACTTCTCTACCTTGTCTTATGTGCTGGCTGGCTTTATTGGTAGCAAATTCGGTAATAAAGAACATTCGACTGAAGATATGAATGTGCCGAAAAGCTTGCTGTTCCTGCGTGATACGCCAGTGGCTATCTCATTCACCATGTGTATCATTTTCATCGTGACTTGCCTGTTCGCCGGGCCGGAAGTAGTGAAAAGCCTGAGTGGTGGTAAGAACTGGTTCATGTTCTCGCTGATGCAATCCATCACTTTCGCCGCGGGTGTGTACATCATCTTGCAAGGTGTACGTATGGTTATTGCTGAGATAGTGCCAGCATTTAAAGGGATTTCAGATAAGTTAGTTCCTAATGCAAAACCTGCATTGGATTGCCCGGTGGTGTTCCCTTATGCACCTAATGCGGTTCTGGTTGGCTTCCTGAGCAGCTTTGCCGCAGGTCTTATCGGTATGTTCGCGCTCTATTTGATGAACATGACCGTGATTATCCCAGGCGTCGTTCCTCACTTCTTCGTTGGTGCGGCAGCGGGCGTATTTGGTAATGCAACCGGTGGCCGCCGTGGCGCTATTTTAGGTGCCTTCGCACAGGGATTGTTGATTACCTTCCTGCCAGTCTTCCTACTGCCAGTGCTGGGTGATATCGGCTTTGCCAATACCACATTCAGTGATGCCGACTTTGGTGCGCTGGGTATCTTGCTGGGTATTATTGTAAGATAA